From one Pseudomonas sp. MYb118 genomic stretch:
- a CDS encoding phage tail protein — protein sequence GLAKPEQTRLINEWRRRPLNQLKVDPVDPSIIIAEQVIPADEGGRWIREIGLYDEAGDLVAVANCAPSYKPLLAQGSGRTQVVRMNFIVNNSGSVTIKIDPSVVLATRGYVDAAILEVLPANKTAGEYTRVKTNNRGLVVSGDNPNTLAAMGITDAFTRAEVLFTIQSQAATAFTTSGASPAYTLAPVPAIGVYAANLRYRVKFHEAGSGPATLNVSGRGAKELKQYDHTGAKVAAVIAAGQLVDVEYDGVDFVLMDRLPAPLASGVRGAFSNLKLSATGTNTNITISADELVLENADGLYKTVRNVALTINQGGSLDAGLITASTWYSVWVIASADGSAVAAITSLSATAPALPGGYTFKARVGWFRTDATGNKFPLAYCQFGRQARYAVTAGSNLVALPSMAGGVLGNPGAGGYVAVSLAPFVPVTAAAVDFFAFAQSAGAYYAVADTNAYGTYLSTTNPPPIASGASTSTSAVDFWRSMSRLMLTAGQNLYCASNAADFSMRCLGWEDNL from the coding sequence GCGGACTCGCCAAACCTGAGCAAACCAGGCTGATCAACGAGTGGCGTCGCCGGCCGTTGAATCAACTCAAGGTTGATCCGGTAGACCCGTCGATCATCATTGCCGAGCAAGTCATCCCAGCCGATGAGGGAGGGCGCTGGATTCGTGAAATCGGTCTGTACGACGAGGCGGGCGATCTGGTGGCTGTGGCCAACTGCGCGCCGAGCTATAAGCCACTGCTGGCTCAAGGCTCTGGTCGCACGCAAGTGGTGCGGATGAATTTCATCGTCAACAACTCCGGCAGCGTCACGATCAAGATTGACCCGTCCGTGGTGCTGGCTACGCGCGGGTACGTGGATGCGGCCATCCTGGAGGTGTTGCCGGCGAACAAAACAGCCGGCGAGTACACCCGCGTCAAGACCAACAATCGTGGCCTTGTGGTGTCGGGGGATAATCCAAATACCTTGGCCGCAATGGGCATCACCGATGCTTTTACCCGGGCTGAGGTGCTTTTCACTATCCAGTCCCAAGCCGCGACGGCATTCACCACGTCGGGGGCTTCCCCGGCGTACACGCTGGCCCCGGTCCCGGCCATTGGGGTTTATGCGGCGAACCTGCGCTACCGTGTCAAATTCCATGAGGCAGGATCAGGGCCCGCAACGCTGAATGTTTCGGGGCGTGGTGCGAAAGAACTCAAGCAGTATGACCATACCGGTGCCAAGGTCGCGGCGGTGATCGCTGCCGGTCAACTGGTCGATGTGGAGTACGACGGTGTCGACTTCGTTTTGATGGACCGGTTGCCGGCGCCCTTGGCGTCTGGTGTTCGTGGGGCATTCAGTAACCTCAAGCTATCCGCTACCGGCACCAATACCAACATCACGATTTCTGCGGATGAGCTGGTGTTGGAAAACGCTGATGGCCTTTACAAAACAGTTCGAAATGTCGCCCTGACGATCAATCAGGGTGGCAGCCTGGATGCGGGGCTTATTACCGCATCCACATGGTACTCGGTGTGGGTCATTGCGTCGGCTGATGGCTCGGCGGTTGCGGCGATCACGTCGCTATCTGCAACGGCGCCGGCGCTGCCTGGTGGCTACACCTTCAAGGCTCGGGTGGGCTGGTTCAGGACGGATGCCACGGGGAACAAGTTTCCGTTGGCCTATTGCCAGTTTGGTCGACAGGCCCGTTACGCGGTGACCGCGGGGAGCAACCTGGTGGCCTTGCCATCCATGGCGGGTGGGGTGCTGGGTAACCCTGGGGCGGGCGGTTATGTCGCGGTGAGCCTTGCGCCATTTGTTCCGGTTACGGCGGCGGCGGTGGATTTCTTTGCATTTGCCCAATCTGCCGGCGCTTATTACGCGGTTGCCGATACCAACGCATACGGCACTTACCTGAGCACCACCAACCCGCCGCCGATTGCGAGCGGCGCGTCTACCTCAACTTCGGCGGTCGATTTCTGGCGCTCCATGTCGCGCTTGATGCTGACCGCTGGGCAAAACCTTTACTGCGCCTCAAATGCTGCGGACTTCAGCATGCGATGCCTGGGCTGGGAGGACAATCTATGA
- a CDS encoding phage tail sheath subtilisin-like domain-containing protein, with protein MSGSFFHGVTTTLIDTGARTISLPSSSIIGLCDTFTPGVLGGGTAKAGDLVLLTSEREAIAAFGADSAITKAAQAIYVRAKAVIVAVGVAKLEDPALQTSAIIGGVLASGQRTGLQALLDGKSKHNAQPKLIIAPKHSATQAVATAMDALAAKLRAIAIIDGPNTTDEAALAYAEEFGSKRLYMVDPGVQYWDTGTSATIDAPGSAWTAGLFAWTDANYGYWASPSNKEFVGMTGTTRPIEYLDGDETCRANLLNNANITTIIRDGGYRLWGNRTLSSDAKWAFVTRVRTCDILMDAIQAGHKWAVDRSITKTYVKDVTEGLQAFMRDQKNAGAVINFEVYADPEMNTASQIEQGKIYWRIRFTDVPPAENPNFLIEVTNEWLTEVLETA; from the coding sequence ATGAGTGGTTCTTTTTTTCACGGCGTCACCACGACGTTGATCGACACCGGCGCGCGCACCATCTCGCTGCCGTCGTCCTCGATCATTGGTTTGTGCGACACCTTCACCCCGGGCGTGCTCGGCGGCGGCACGGCCAAGGCCGGTGATCTGGTGCTGCTCACGTCCGAGCGCGAAGCCATTGCCGCGTTCGGTGCTGACTCGGCGATTACCAAGGCCGCCCAGGCGATCTATGTGCGGGCCAAGGCGGTGATCGTCGCGGTGGGTGTGGCCAAGCTGGAAGATCCCGCGCTGCAAACGTCGGCCATCATCGGTGGCGTACTGGCCTCGGGTCAGCGTACCGGCCTGCAAGCGCTGCTCGATGGCAAGAGCAAACACAACGCCCAGCCGAAACTCATCATTGCCCCCAAGCATTCCGCCACCCAGGCGGTGGCCACCGCCATGGACGCGCTGGCCGCCAAGTTGCGCGCGATCGCCATCATCGACGGCCCTAACACCACCGACGAGGCGGCTCTGGCCTATGCCGAGGAATTCGGCAGTAAGCGTCTGTATATGGTCGATCCGGGTGTGCAGTACTGGGACACCGGCACCAGTGCCACGATCGACGCGCCGGGCTCGGCCTGGACGGCGGGTCTGTTCGCCTGGACCGATGCCAACTATGGCTACTGGGCATCGCCGTCGAACAAGGAATTTGTCGGCATGACCGGCACCACGCGGCCGATCGAATACCTCGACGGCGACGAGACTTGCCGGGCGAATCTGCTCAACAACGCCAATATCACCACGATCATTCGCGACGGCGGGTATCGCTTGTGGGGCAACCGCACGTTGTCCAGCGATGCGAAATGGGCGTTTGTTACCCGAGTTCGCACCTGCGACATCCTGATGGATGCGATCCAGGCCGGGCACAAGTGGGCGGTCGACCGCTCGATTACCAAGACGTACGTCAAGGACGTTACCGAAGGTCTGCAAGCGTTCATGCGCGATCAGAAAAACGCCGGTGCGGTGATCAATTTTGAGGTCTACGCAGACCCCGAAATGAACACGGCCAGCCAAATCGAGCAGGGCAAAATCTACTGGCGCATCCGCTTCACCGACGTGCCGCCGGCGGAAAACCCGAATTTCCTCATTGAAGTCACCAACGAGTGGCTGACCGAAGTTCTCGAAACTGCCTAA
- a CDS encoding phage major tail tube protein, with translation MIPQVLSNCAAFVDGVSFAGDVPTLTLPKLTQKTDDYQGGGMSAPIEFAMGLEKLEAAFTTNGVRRESLKYFGLADQTAANIVFRGSFRGLKGTVVAVIVTMRGGIKEVDMGDWKLGDKAEIKHAVKLTYYKLEIDGRVMYEIDPLNMIQVVDGVDQLAAERSALGL, from the coding sequence ATGATTCCTCAAGTTCTCTCCAACTGCGCCGCGTTCGTCGACGGTGTGAGTTTTGCCGGCGACGTGCCGACCCTGACGCTACCCAAGCTGACCCAAAAAACTGACGACTATCAAGGCGGCGGCATGTCGGCGCCGATTGAGTTCGCGATGGGCCTGGAAAAGCTGGAGGCGGCGTTTACCACCAATGGCGTTCGCCGTGAGTCGCTGAAGTATTTCGGCCTGGCCGATCAGACCGCGGCCAACATCGTGTTTCGCGGCTCCTTCAGGGGCCTTAAGGGCACCGTGGTGGCGGTGATCGTGACCATGCGCGGCGGCATCAAAGAAGTCGACATGGGCGACTGGAAGCTGGGTGACAAGGCGGAAATCAAGCACGCCGTGAAGCTCACGTACTACAAGCTCGAAATCGACGGTCGCGTGATGTACGAGATCGACCCCCTCAACATGATCCAGGTGGTCGACGGTGTCGATCAGCTGGCTGCCGAACGCTCGGCCCTGGGACTTTAA
- a CDS encoding phage tail assembly protein — translation MTPINLNKPLPSWLVLTDEGVTVTLAYKANIGGVVVDKLSMRAPSVKDMEAAKAASGGEMDKLEKNLFCSLVMASDAELTALKIKDYNRLQAGYFRLVEDDDL, via the coding sequence ATGACACCAATCAACCTCAACAAGCCTTTGCCGAGCTGGCTGGTCCTGACGGACGAAGGCGTTACCGTAACGCTGGCCTACAAGGCGAATATCGGCGGCGTCGTGGTCGACAAGTTGTCTATGCGCGCGCCGAGCGTGAAGGACATGGAGGCCGCGAAAGCGGCCAGCGGTGGCGAAATGGACAAGCTCGAAAAGAACCTCTTTTGCAGCTTGGTCATGGCCAGCGATGCCGAGCTGACCGCCCTCAAGATCAAGGACTACAACCGTTTACAGGCGGGCTATTTTCGCCTGGTTGAAGACGACGACCTGTAA
- a CDS encoding phage tail tape measure protein: MANKLALGLVIGGAVSSTVGSAFKDVTGRIKKLEAEGQKARVLQKTISDTIRLRDEWRKSHLAGEQGAGALLKKLNSNLDSLKKQGIEVRNLGKAYATMGQAAVKAELKAKGHMQLDEGKEKLKSSVGQAVAATAAMAIPTKVSADYGAIIRDIAIKSNIANKPEEGDMSRRIIDTSRETGMARNQVAEVVNALVGAGMELDKALAYAPTAAKFAIGQGSDGGETARMINALGQNAKITDPADMQKALEAIAFQGQAGSFEAADMARWFPELLAGMGKLGITGMDSVTQLGAMLQVQMKTAGGADEAANNLKNWMEKIGSGDTIEAYKKAGIDYQGSMNTGLQNGKSTLESSFELAQKYIAATDPKKAAAMAEATAKISKEQDPEKAKAMIASLEQALRTGDLFNDMQVKGALTAFMQNKDLYAQLKKDSADATGILDKNLEERRQSSAQKWAEMAQNTDDAMRAIGDAFRPVTDAVADGLTYVTQGLSKLSDESPKVVTGIGAAVAALIAFQTAMSSFKIAKGLLNIGRGSLMGNPNIPQKVIVTNMGALGGAGGPDLGDLGGEGKNGKGGAKGGGGGGVSVGSVVKGATMLAVVEAGFKAVDTYQNAETQDEKAEGYGAAVGGLAGAIGGAAAGAMIGSVVPVIGTVAGGLIGGIIGSLGGDPLGGYLGKSMFGTDESLKRMPDAGPLMMANAGQNLPPVMGAIGRSFAKPGGAQPGDAARAMLMPPASADAAAALLAKPPAAEKAEGVKVDSKVDIQAPFTLTVQGDVKDGAQLYAQIRPYLEQHQREMAQQLESRKLYDAPHI; the protein is encoded by the coding sequence ATGGCGAATAAACTCGCGCTCGGCCTGGTCATCGGCGGGGCAGTTAGCTCCACGGTGGGCAGCGCATTTAAGGATGTCACCGGGCGCATCAAGAAGCTGGAGGCTGAAGGGCAAAAGGCCCGGGTGCTGCAAAAGACCATCAGCGACACCATCCGTCTGCGCGATGAGTGGCGCAAGTCGCACCTGGCAGGTGAGCAGGGCGCCGGCGCGCTGCTGAAGAAGCTCAATAGCAACCTCGACAGCCTGAAGAAACAAGGCATTGAGGTGCGTAACTTGGGTAAGGCATACGCCACGATGGGGCAGGCCGCGGTCAAGGCGGAGCTGAAAGCCAAAGGGCATATGCAACTCGATGAGGGCAAGGAGAAGCTCAAAAGCAGCGTCGGCCAGGCCGTGGCGGCCACGGCCGCGATGGCCATCCCGACCAAGGTCAGCGCGGACTATGGCGCAATCATTCGTGACATTGCGATCAAGTCGAACATTGCCAACAAGCCCGAAGAGGGCGACATGTCGCGAAGGATCATCGACACGTCGCGTGAAACGGGCATGGCGCGCAATCAGGTGGCCGAGGTGGTCAACGCCCTGGTAGGCGCTGGTATGGAACTGGACAAGGCCCTGGCCTACGCACCGACGGCGGCTAAGTTTGCCATCGGCCAGGGGTCGGACGGCGGCGAAACGGCGCGCATGATCAACGCCCTGGGGCAGAACGCCAAGATCACCGACCCGGCCGACATGCAAAAAGCCCTTGAGGCGATCGCTTTCCAAGGTCAGGCGGGCAGCTTTGAAGCCGCCGACATGGCGCGCTGGTTCCCTGAGCTGCTCGCGGGGATGGGCAAGCTGGGCATTACCGGTATGGACTCGGTGACGCAACTGGGCGCCATGCTGCAAGTGCAGATGAAGACCGCCGGCGGCGCCGATGAGGCGGCCAACAACCTCAAAAACTGGATGGAAAAAATCGGCTCGGGTGACACGATCGAGGCCTACAAAAAGGCCGGGATCGACTATCAGGGTTCGATGAACACCGGCCTGCAGAATGGCAAGTCAACGCTGGAATCCAGCTTTGAGTTGGCACAGAAGTACATCGCGGCGACCGATCCGAAAAAGGCCGCGGCCATGGCTGAGGCCACGGCGAAGATCAGCAAGGAGCAGGATCCGGAAAAAGCCAAGGCCATGATTGCGTCCCTGGAGCAGGCGTTGCGCACCGGCGACCTGTTCAACGATATGCAGGTCAAGGGCGCGTTGACCGCGTTCATGCAGAACAAGGACCTGTACGCCCAGCTCAAAAAGGACTCGGCCGATGCCACCGGGATTCTGGACAAGAACCTGGAAGAGCGCCGGCAGTCGTCGGCGCAGAAGTGGGCCGAAATGGCGCAGAACACCGATGACGCCATGCGCGCGATCGGTGATGCCTTCCGACCGGTGACCGACGCGGTGGCCGATGGACTGACCTACGTCACCCAAGGCCTGAGCAAACTGTCTGATGAGTCCCCGAAGGTGGTTACAGGTATCGGCGCCGCGGTGGCGGCGCTGATTGCGTTTCAAACGGCGATGAGCAGTTTCAAGATCGCCAAGGGTTTGCTGAACATCGGCCGCGGTTCGTTGATGGGCAATCCGAACATCCCGCAAAAGGTGATCGTGACCAACATGGGCGCCCTGGGCGGGGCCGGCGGTCCGGACTTGGGCGACCTGGGCGGTGAAGGAAAAAATGGCAAGGGCGGGGCCAAGGGGGGCGGTGGCGGTGGTGTAAGCGTGGGCTCGGTGGTCAAGGGGGCCACGATGCTTGCGGTGGTGGAGGCGGGCTTTAAGGCCGTTGACACCTATCAGAATGCCGAAACCCAGGACGAAAAAGCCGAGGGTTATGGCGCGGCCGTGGGCGGCCTGGCAGGCGCCATCGGCGGTGCGGCGGCGGGGGCCATGATTGGCTCAGTGGTGCCGGTGATCGGTACGGTGGCTGGTGGGCTTATTGGCGGGATTATCGGCAGCCTTGGCGGTGATCCACTAGGGGGCTATCTCGGTAAGTCGATGTTTGGCACCGATGAATCGCTGAAGCGCATGCCGGACGCGGGTCCACTGATGATGGCCAACGCTGGCCAGAACCTGCCGCCAGTGATGGGCGCTATCGGGCGGTCCTTCGCCAAGCCTGGCGGTGCCCAGCCCGGCGATGCCGCGCGGGCAATGTTGATGCCGCCGGCCAGTGCTGACGCCGCCGCGGCGCTGCTGGCCAAGCCGCCGGCCGCTGAAAAGGCCGAGGGGGTCAAGGTCGATTCCAAGGTGGATATCCAGGCGCCGTTTACCCTGACTGTCCAGGGCGATGTCAAAGACGGCGCCCAGCTCTATGCGCAAATTCGCCCGTATCTTGAGCAGCATCAGCGCGAAATGGCCCAGCAACTGGAAAGCCGCAAGCTGTACGACGCGCCGCATATTTAA
- a CDS encoding phage tail protein produces MPALEQLQSGLKYLASAGETGRRSMDGMLGPVNGAIGEITGAASELEGVPFVGPALGAKLQRVMRGVNAAQAKVGQVVAMYGTATRAVSQIDERLGVLKEQASRAATAINKVAGNASPALANILPTGAFATDQTPAPEAVKPFPHLLIIQPQDPKAAPYFFNLDTAAFDELRRSTAFRWASQERLGRRPAQQGIGMGDEKITLKGAIFPGFKGGLKQLDTLRQIGGRLQPLTLTTGYGEVLGTWCLTSIEEEQSVLMPGGIPRKQGFTLEFVCYGDDMQNV; encoded by the coding sequence ATGCCTGCATTGGAGCAGTTGCAATCGGGGTTGAAGTACCTGGCGTCAGCCGGGGAGACCGGTCGGCGCAGCATGGACGGCATGCTGGGGCCGGTGAACGGTGCGATCGGCGAAATCACCGGCGCCGCGTCCGAGTTGGAGGGCGTGCCCTTTGTCGGTCCGGCGCTGGGCGCCAAGCTGCAACGGGTCATGCGCGGAGTGAATGCCGCGCAGGCCAAGGTCGGCCAGGTGGTGGCCATGTATGGCACGGCCACCCGAGCGGTGTCGCAAATCGACGAGCGCCTGGGTGTGCTCAAGGAGCAGGCCAGCCGGGCGGCCACGGCGATCAATAAGGTCGCCGGCAACGCCAGTCCCGCCTTGGCCAACATCTTGCCCACTGGGGCCTTTGCCACGGATCAGACGCCGGCGCCGGAAGCGGTTAAGCCGTTCCCGCACCTGTTGATCATCCAGCCGCAAGACCCTAAGGCGGCGCCGTATTTCTTCAACCTCGACACCGCAGCCTTTGACGAACTGCGCCGATCGACGGCGTTCCGCTGGGCTTCCCAAGAGCGCCTTGGGCGCCGGCCGGCCCAGCAAGGGATCGGCATGGGGGACGAGAAAATCACCCTCAAGGGCGCGATCTTCCCGGGCTTCAAGGGGGGCTTGAAACAGCTCGACACCTTGCGCCAGATCGGCGGCCGGTTGCAGCCGCTGACCCTGACCACCGGTTATGGCGAGGTGTTGGGCACCTGGTGCCTGACCTCGATCGAGGAAGAGCAAAGCGTGCTGATGCCGGGCGGTATCCCGCGTAAACAAGGGTTCACACTGGAGTTTGTCTGCTATGGCGACGACATGCAGAACGTCTGA
- a CDS encoding tail protein X, whose translation MATTCRTSDGDLLDTICHNYYGHLVGSVEAVLAANQGLADEVQPFRAGVLIWLPDLPAPMVEHVSLWD comes from the coding sequence ATGGCGACGACATGCAGAACGTCTGATGGGGATCTGCTGGATACTATCTGTCACAACTATTACGGCCATCTGGTCGGCAGCGTGGAGGCGGTGCTGGCGGCCAATCAGGGCTTGGCCGATGAGGTCCAGCCCTTTCGCGCCGGCGTGCTGATCTGGCTGCCGGATCTGCCTGCACCCATGGTTGAACACGTCTCATTATGGGATTAG
- a CDS encoding phage late control D family protein yields the protein MNPKFRVVADGADITALINDRLLLLRTSDKPGMESDEFELRIDDRDGLVTLPRRGAGVEIYLGYEGQSLARQGRYVVDEVEVSGPPDTLVIRGKASDMRGSGKTIRSGSWENVPLSKIVADIAARNGWQPVCPVSTKVARADQLSESDFSFITRLAKQYDCTAKVADGKLLVMPRQAGESASGQKFGAITLTRSDVSRWQFRLGDRNAHKSVGAKHQDKKTGELVVVALDNDDVPDGLPAVHTDRHIHPNKTAAESAAKARLAAFNRSTAGVRFEMPGRTDIFAERPINAQGFKVGLDGEYLADSVEQVYTQSGWSTTVECNGGKKGKAKAKGKKKKAEKPVKVVSLA from the coding sequence ATGAACCCCAAGTTTCGCGTGGTCGCTGACGGCGCCGATATCACGGCGTTGATCAATGACCGGCTGTTACTGCTGCGCACCTCGGACAAGCCCGGGATGGAGTCGGATGAGTTCGAATTGCGCATTGATGATCGCGATGGCCTGGTGACGTTGCCGCGCCGCGGGGCCGGTGTTGAGATTTACCTGGGCTACGAAGGGCAAAGCCTGGCGCGCCAGGGGCGTTACGTGGTTGATGAGGTCGAGGTGTCCGGTCCGCCGGATACGCTCGTGATCCGCGGCAAGGCCAGTGACATGCGCGGCAGCGGCAAGACCATTCGTAGCGGCAGCTGGGAAAACGTACCGCTGTCGAAGATCGTCGCCGATATCGCCGCACGCAACGGCTGGCAGCCGGTGTGCCCGGTGTCGACCAAGGTTGCCCGCGCGGATCAACTCAGTGAGTCGGATTTCAGCTTTATCACCCGGCTGGCCAAGCAATACGACTGCACAGCCAAGGTGGCCGACGGCAAGCTGTTGGTCATGCCGCGCCAGGCTGGGGAAAGCGCGAGCGGTCAGAAGTTCGGGGCGATCACCCTTACGCGATCGGACGTCAGTCGCTGGCAATTTCGCCTGGGTGATCGCAACGCGCACAAGTCGGTCGGGGCCAAACATCAGGACAAGAAGACTGGCGAATTGGTGGTGGTCGCCCTGGACAACGACGACGTGCCGGATGGCTTGCCGGCAGTGCATACCGATCGACACATTCACCCGAACAAGACCGCCGCCGAGTCGGCCGCCAAGGCGCGCTTGGCTGCGTTCAATCGCTCGACTGCCGGCGTGCGGTTTGAAATGCCGGGGCGAACCGACATTTTTGCCGAGCGCCCGATAAACGCCCAGGGCTTCAAGGTCGGGCTCGATGGCGAGTACCTGGCCGACTCGGTCGAGCAGGTTTACACCCAGTCGGGATGGTCGACCACCGTCGAATGCAACGGCGGCAAGAAGGGCAAGGCCAAGGCCAAAGGTAAGAAAAAGAAAGCTGAGAAGCCGGTCAAGGTGGTCAGCCTCGCATAG
- a CDS encoding glycoside hydrolase family 19 protein: MSLTEQQLLRIMPNARRQAGVFVSALNAAMAGRQIDTPKRQAAFLAQVGHESGQLQYVRELGGEQYLSKYDTGTLAAKLGNTPAADGDGQRYRGRGLIQITGHDNYLRCSLALFGDERLLRTPALLEQPQWAAESAAWFWFVNGLNALADRNEFNAITRKINGGLNGLADRLQLWERAKGVLCVSAT; encoded by the coding sequence ATGTCACTCACTGAGCAACAGCTTTTACGCATCATGCCCAACGCCCGCCGCCAAGCGGGAGTTTTTGTATCCGCGCTCAATGCCGCCATGGCCGGCCGGCAAATCGACACACCGAAACGTCAGGCAGCGTTCCTGGCCCAGGTCGGGCATGAGTCCGGCCAACTGCAGTACGTCCGCGAGCTGGGCGGTGAGCAGTACCTGAGCAAGTACGACACCGGCACTTTGGCGGCCAAGCTCGGCAACACCCCCGCGGCCGACGGCGATGGTCAACGCTATCGAGGTCGCGGCCTGATCCAAATCACTGGCCACGACAACTACCTGCGCTGCAGCTTGGCGCTGTTTGGTGATGAGCGATTGCTGCGCACTCCGGCGCTGCTGGAACAGCCGCAATGGGCCGCCGAGTCAGCGGCCTGGTTCTGGTTCGTCAACGGGTTGAACGCGCTTGCCGATCGCAATGAGTTCAACGCGATCACACGCAAGATCAACGGCGGCCTGAATGGGCTGGCCGATCGGCTGCAACTGTGGGAGCGAGCGAAGGGGGTGTTATGCGTTTCAGCGACCTGA
- a CDS encoding lysis system i-spanin subunit Rz, translating into MRFSDLIPPQYRMFMMGAAVLVVAGCFGALAWQVQDWRYGQKLEQQARLHVDTLNQLALAAAAQQRTERDNRFALEQRLSANEQTHYRALNDAQRDQDRLRDRLATADVRLSVLLAAKPGNASGSVPATTAGGGVVHGPARAELDPAHAQRIIGITDDGDTGLMALRACQNYVELISRP; encoded by the coding sequence ATGCGTTTCAGCGACCTGATTCCGCCGCAGTATCGGATGTTCATGATGGGCGCAGCAGTGCTCGTCGTGGCAGGCTGTTTCGGCGCGCTGGCCTGGCAGGTCCAGGACTGGCGCTACGGCCAGAAGCTTGAGCAACAAGCCCGCCTGCACGTTGACACCCTGAATCAACTGGCCTTGGCAGCCGCCGCGCAACAACGAACTGAGCGCGACAACCGCTTTGCCCTGGAGCAGCGCCTGTCCGCCAACGAGCAAACTCATTACCGAGCCCTGAACGATGCCCAACGTGATCAAGATCGCCTGCGCGATCGCCTTGCCACTGCTGATGTGCGCTTGTCAGTCCTACTCGCCGCCAAACCCGGGAACGCAAGCGGATCGGTGCCTGCCACCACCGCCGGCGGCGGCGTGGTTCATGGTCCCGCAAGAGCCGAACTTGACCCGGCGCATGCTCAAAGAATTATCGGCATCACCGACGACGGTGATACAGGATTGATGGCGTTAAGGGCATGTCAGAATTATGTGGAGTTGATATCAAGGCCCTAG
- a CDS encoding DNA adenine methylase yields MSTPIIPWMGGKRRLADRLIPLFPPHECYVEVFAGGAALYFMRPQAAPVEVLNDINGDLVTLYRVVQNHLEEFVRQFKWALSSRQVFEWQKMTRPETLTDIQRAARFFYLQHHAFAGKVAGQTFGTATTAPAINLLRIEENLSAAWQRLSGTYVENLPWLECAERYDRAHTFHYMDPPYWQTAGYGVDFPFENYERMAEFMRRCKGRVMVSINDHPDIRRVFEGFHFETLDIRYTTANQRQGKADVSGELVIMNWVPAALGGLF; encoded by the coding sequence ATGTCTACTCCTATCATCCCTTGGATGGGTGGCAAACGTCGCCTAGCCGATCGCCTCATTCCGCTTTTTCCGCCACACGAGTGTTACGTTGAAGTCTTTGCCGGCGGTGCCGCGCTTTACTTCATGCGTCCCCAGGCCGCGCCCGTTGAAGTGCTCAACGACATCAACGGCGACTTGGTGACGTTGTACCGCGTCGTGCAGAACCACCTTGAAGAGTTCGTGCGCCAATTCAAATGGGCGCTCAGCTCACGCCAGGTGTTCGAGTGGCAGAAAATGACCCGTCCCGAAACGCTCACCGACATCCAGCGTGCGGCTCGATTCTTCTACCTGCAACACCATGCCTTCGCCGGCAAAGTCGCCGGGCAGACGTTCGGCACTGCGACTACCGCCCCGGCGATTAACCTGCTGCGCATCGAGGAGAACCTCTCCGCCGCGTGGCAGCGCCTGTCTGGCACCTACGTCGAAAATCTCCCCTGGCTTGAATGTGCAGAACGCTACGACCGTGCGCACACGTTCCACTACATGGATCCACCGTACTGGCAGACCGCCGGCTACGGCGTGGATTTTCCGTTTGAAAACTATGAGCGCATGGCTGAATTCATGCGTCGCTGCAAGGGCAGGGTGATGGTCAGCATCAACGATCACCCCGACATTCGCCGCGTATTCGAGGGCTTTCACTTTGAGACCCTTGATATCCGCTACACCACTGCCAACCAGCGGCAGGGGAAAGCTGACGTCAGTGGTGAACTGGTAATCATGAACTGGGTGCCGGCCGCGTTAGGAGGGCTATTCTAA
- a CDS encoding SOS response-associated peptidase family protein, with the protein MCGRLSQYDGIHDFVAALSMPNALINNAGDQPFERYNAAPTTQLALFHQEGDSLRADMVRWGWRPHWAKDRAAPINARVEKVAHGPFFRAIWPHRAIVAINNWFEWVDEGEPKKQPYLIRHRDRMPILCAAIGQYPNAEHEPSEHDGFVIITADSAGGMVDIHDRRPVVLSPELAREWLDPATLKERAEQMVLMQGEPSNAFEWFKVDRAVGNVRNQGKELITPVGDILGGDEKGNG; encoded by the coding sequence ATGTGTGGACGACTTTCTCAATACGACGGCATACACGACTTCGTCGCTGCACTGAGCATGCCCAATGCATTGATCAACAATGCCGGCGATCAACCGTTCGAACGCTACAACGCCGCCCCGACCACCCAGCTCGCCCTCTTTCATCAGGAAGGTGACTCCCTGCGCGCGGACATGGTGCGCTGGGGTTGGCGACCACACTGGGCTAAGGATCGTGCCGCGCCCATCAATGCCCGTGTCGAGAAAGTCGCCCATGGCCCCTTCTTTCGGGCGATCTGGCCACACCGAGCAATCGTCGCCATCAACAACTGGTTTGAATGGGTTGACGAAGGTGAACCAAAAAAGCAGCCCTACCTCATCCGCCACAGGGACCGCATGCCGATTCTGTGCGCAGCGATCGGCCAGTACCCGAACGCCGAGCACGAACCCAGTGAGCATGATGGTTTCGTCATCATCACCGCCGACAGCGCTGGCGGCATGGTGGATATTCACGACCGCCGCCCCGTGGTGTTGTCACCAGAACTGGCGCGCGAATGGCTTGATCCGGCAACGCTCAAGGAGCGCGCTGAGCAGATGGTGTTGATGCAGGGTGAGCCCAGCAATGCGTTCGAGTGGTTTAAGGTCGACCGCGCCGTGGGCAATGTTCGAAACCAAGGGAAGGAATTGATCACGCCGGTGGGTGACATCCTAGGTGGGGATGAGAAAGGTAATGGCTGA